The following coding sequences lie in one Cloeon dipterum chromosome 1, ieCloDipt1.1, whole genome shotgun sequence genomic window:
- the LOC135948129 gene encoding cysteine-rich secretory protein 2-like isoform X2 produces the protein MWLDKVYLLLEFIIFAFGTIDCLKLKAKVEIVRSHNKYRAGVKPEAADMLNMTWYEPASRTAQSWASQCKRLQHDDNSNRVDSKLGACGQNIFIASAAMGWPMAVKAWYSEVSKFTYGSSSNVFHEIGHYTQLVWAKTYKVGCGLAKCSDNKGTFYNYICNYCPAGNMQGSINTPYQKGSKCSACPGSCLPNGLCVKK, from the exons ATGTGGCTAGATAAAGTGTATCTTTTGttagaatttataatttttgcgtTTGGAACCATTGACTGCCTCAAACTAAAAGCGAAAGTGGAGATCGTCCGAAGCCACAATAAGTATAGAGCAGGCGTAAAACCTGAAGCAGCTGACATGTTGAATATG ACGTGGTATGAGCCTGCGAGCCGAACGGCCCAAAGTTGGGCCAGCCAGTGCAAAAGATTGCAGCACGACGATAACTCAAACAGAGTTGACAGTAAATTGGGCGCCTgtggccaaaatattttcattgcatCCGCAGCAATGGGATG GCCAATGGCGGTGAAAGCATGGTACTCAGAGGTGTCTAAATTCACGTACGGCTCGTCGAGCAACGTGTTTCACGAGATCGGCCACTACACGCAGCTGGTGTGGGCAAAGACGTACAAGGTGGGCTGTGGCTTGGCCAAGTGCAGCGACAACAAAGGCACCTTCTACAACTACATTTGTAACTACTGCCCTGC GGGTAATATGCAGGGATCAATCAATACGCCTTACCAAAAAGGAAGCAAGTGCTCAGCGTGTCCAGGCAGCTGCCTTCCAAATGGATTGTgcgtcaaaaaataa
- the LOC135948130 gene encoding cysteine-rich secretory protein 3-like, with translation MSVKLLIYLCVAFSPLISGLSDGERSDIANSHNDYRANVRPEAADMLNMTYYVAAEKIAQSWASQCKKLTHDSFANMKDSKYGYCGQNIFVSSAQMPWTRAVEAWHSEVSQFTYNSTQNIFAEIGHYTQVVWAESHKVGCGYAKCRDARGVFHNYVCNYCPAGNIQGKINTPYKQGKKCSACPGPCLPNGLCTP, from the exons ATGTCTGTAAAGCTCTTGATTTACCTATGCGTAGCTTTCAGTCCCTTGATTTCGGGGCTGAGTGATGGGGAAAGGTCAGATATTGCCAACAGTCATAACGACTACCGCGCCAACGTTCGCCCAGAAGCAGCTGACATGCTGAACATG ACGTACTATGTGGCTGCTGAGAAAATCGCGCAATCGTGGGCAAGTCAGTGCAAAAAACTGACCCACGATAGCTTTGCCAATATGAAGGACAGTAAATATGGTTATTGTGGCCAAAACATTTTCGTCTCATCTGCTCAAATGCCGTG GACGAGGGCAGTAGAGGCCTGGCATTCAGAGGTTTCCCAGTTCACGTACAACTCtacacaaaacattttcgcTGAAATTGGGCACTACACGCAAGTAGTGTGGGCAGAGAGCCATAAGGTCGGCTGCGGATACGCAAAGTGCAGGGACGCCAGGGGCGTTTTCCACAACTATGTCTGCAACTACTGTCCCGC cggAAACATCCAGGGTAAAATTAATACGCCTTACAAACAAGGAAAGAAGTGTTCAGCCTGCCCTGGGCCCTGCCTTCCAAATGGACTTTGTACACCTTAA
- the LOC135948129 gene encoding cysteine-rich venom protein-like isoform X1: MSGIVFSLLVLVCCSPVLALELFEQWNVASEHNYHRANVQPSAADMLFMTWYETAEMNAQLLASECKRSKSDPLKDREFGNCSQNIFISPELLSWNEVIDTWASGILYFTYGSAQNNVSKIRSYAKIIWAQSHKLGCGFEQCEDENGIFHKYVCNYCPGLVIGKINTPYQRGKSCSACTGICLVNGLCAPIFRNKNAKNDGSVTTTTSEPLSYLVNGTSAILSDVVTLTTQLPPIAINSLEHNQNLVSFYSSNNAMLSQSVPKKEAPTQNFEISNFTNESEASANNVSTKTQHLTHYSKVNVRSSQSEATASTLFQSTAKGKSANSVGFSQNAEVYWVFIIFACGILVI; this comes from the exons ATGTCCGGTATTGTTTTCAGTTTACTAGTCCTAGTTTGCTGCTCTCCAGTCCTGGCACTGGAGCTTTTTGAGCAGTGGAATGTGGCCAGCGAGCACAACTACCACAGGGCCAATGTTCAGCCAAGTGCTGCAGATATGCTCTTTATG ACGTGGTACGAAACTGCCGAAATGAACGCACAATTGCTGGCCAGCGAATGCAAAAGGTCAAAAAGCGACCCACTGAAGGACAGGGAGTTTGGAAATTGCAgccagaatatttttatctcgccTGAACTTTTGTCATG gAACGAGGTGATAGACACCTGGGCCTCTGGGATATTGTACTTCACATACGGTTCGGCGCAAAACAATGTCTCCAAGATCAGGAGCtacgcaaaaattatttgggcACAAAGTCATAAATTGGGCTGTGGCTTTGAACAGTGCGAAGATGAGAACGGAATCTTCCATAAATATGTTTGCAACTACTGTCCAGG tttggtCATTGGCAAAATCAACACTCCGTACCAGCGCGGAAAATCTTGCTCAGCATGCACGGGAATATGTTTGGTCAATGGACTTTGCGCACCTATATTTcgaaacaaaaatgcaaaaaatgatgGGTCCGTTACAACTACTACTTCCGAGCCTCTCAGTTATCTGGTAAATGGCACTAGTGCTATTTTGTCTGATGTGGTCACGCTAACAACACAACTACCACCAATTGCGATTAATTCACTGGAGcacaatcaaaatttagtttcctTCTACAGTTCAAATAATGCTATGCTTAGTCAAAGTGTTCCAAAAAAAGAAGCCCcgacacaaaattttgaaatttcaaatttcacgaaTGAGTCGGAGGCATCTGCTAATAATGTTTCAACGAAGACGCAGCATCTGACACATTACTCAAAGGTCAACGTCAgaagctcacaatcagaagcAACTGCAAGTACATTATTCCAAAGTACTGCAAAGGGAAAATCAGCAAATTCTGTTGGGTTTTCTCAAAATGCTGAAGTATATTgggttttcataatttttgcatgTGGCATTCTAGTCATATaa